The window TCTTGAAGTTGTGGTAGCAggtaatttaaattcttttgcTGAATTGTGAACTTTAACTGatgattttgttaaataattatctagcTTTCTAAATAATATCTTGGATAATTTTAGATGGCTATTTGAAGAATTTCCAGTTATGATTCTTAGaatattcattgttttaatCTATTAATCTAgaagacataaaaaaatttggcttaataattttgtttagtttgttttaattaatattgttgtagGTTAATTGTTAGAAACTTACTCTAATACCTAAACTAGATGgatattttacttatttatttattgtttttcttattggttaacattatttaatattgttatcatCACAGACACACacactttataaataaattttactgcTTTATACAAGACGGACTGCATGGATTGGCTTAGGGACTTTAAGGTGCGTTTTAAAAGTTACTCTGTCGTCACTCGTCtggggtacgttccaaaacCTCCGTTCGGTTCGGTATATCAAGATGGCGGCGATTCTACCCAGCAATTAAGATAGGTCATGGAGGTGTATAaaccactgaaatataataaaactggaaaatGAACTCCTATGCCTAGCCAATGCACGCAGTGTCGCTAGAGATAgcaataggtgctttcttttgggtgtttatttttttttactttcatgcgcatgatcatgcacatgcgcctgTTATGCAAACTTGTTGAGAGAACAGTAgcgtcgaacaaataattttttaaaaataagatttaaaacatggctgatctaGCCCCTCATATCCTAcactgttgcaaactgactttttgccgACTGCGCATTTaactgcgcatgcgcgaaaatatacaggaaaaaaaataatatattggatgcaagaagactagaaatacaggaggacttactccctatctcgcctgtatataaaaaccgttccgctatatggtcgccgcataattgaggggcgctagtagtacccgggtaacgtgcgcgacttgtatcgctttttttttacaatgcgcacaatacaaacatactctgacaaacactaatagagcatatacacatgatgtttgtcagagtatgtttgtattgtgcgcattgtaaaagCGACCGTCGCACGTTATAGGCCACAGCGCCCTCAATATACGGCACACTGGGAACGGTTTGAACAGGAttcgtcctcctgtatttctagtcttcttgattGGATGGCTTTCcctctcactcacgcatgcgcacattaaatcttgtacagtcaacgtcaaaacaaactacacgatataaaagttacattatatttcagtacaGTCTCAACCAACTttagttgacgtgactgtaccgacaaggacaaAAGCCCATCCATTGAATCTCTCTCTCGGCGACGCTAAGTtcggcttccagttttattatatttcagtggtaTAAACTCCATGAGATAGGTACAAAAGTTCGCCATCTTGATATATACCGAACAGAACGGAGgttttggaacgtaccccaGAGTTCAAGATTGTCAGTTTGTCACCCTTCAAGATCAGTCAAGATGGCTGCCGAATTATAAATTACTAGGATTACCAGAATACCAGGGGTGCATtccttcaataaaaaatgttttttcgttttgcaatttcgccctgtaataccggccaaaattttataggaaaaagctgtttcgtgtagtggcagtactggcacataacattattttttttggcttccaattattagatggataactgttcaatgtttatatcaaactgaaataaatagaaaattgacttgttgtgattgtttgttattgtcacatagctcataccacacattatcgtaaactgtaaagcctggaatattgcatagagaaatttataacttttgtcgttttttctgtttctagtctttagtcggtattacagcgcgaaattgcaaaacgaaaaaaaattttttattaaaggaatgcaccccagtatttctagtcttcttcgTTGAAATTTACTATAtcaattttgacaaaaaagaaacataaaaaaattaaaaactaaataaaaatataaagaaaatatatctaCATTTTCTTCGGGAGCTCTGTCGGgagaaaaaacaatagaatatTATCATAAAGAGAGTTTGGACTTTGGAGTGATATAGGGACTtatggatttttttatattcgacCTGTCGGCTGTCGCCATTTTAGAAATCCGATCCGAAGTGATCCGAAGCACggggtgcgttccgtggctacccagtccgtacgaacttcaaaatggcgacgaaaaaaatgaaaattctaataatgttaaaagttacTATGATACATCACTATAGCCAAAGAGAAGGCCagagatttataaaaacttaaaatattactattaaagtattactatttttttcaggtTTAAGTTGACAGagtttctatttaattatttcaaatctgTCGAATAAATTGGCTAACGTCAAATTtgatcaaattattttcaaatgaaaaaaatcaagtctaccacaacaaaggatcaaaatatttccaaactccgccattttgaagttcgtacggactggatagccacggaacgcacccaTGCACCCCTGTTTCAACCGTTGAGAGGAAAGgggaaaaaaaagagcaaaaaaaGACTGTAATAGAAACGGCGCGTCTGCTTTGTTAAACACCAATATCCATTATCCCAAGTTTTTCAGTTGATGTCTGTTTTTTGTGTTGAATAcgttaaaaactaaaaaagaaataattataaaataaaaatggccgCGTGCATAGACGGCGTTTTTCGTAAAGACCTTCAagattcaatattaaaaagtaaagTATTACTTGTTGGTGCCGGTGGTATCGGTTGTGAAATTCTTAAGAATCTTGTATTAACTGGATTTACCGACATTGAAATAGTAAGTCCAATTTTActtctatttttcatttactcatgttgctttatttttacaacacTCTCAAACATAAACtaatttgttgttgaattttcagATTGATCTTGATACAATTGATGTCAGCAACTTGAATAGacaatttttgtttcataAACAACATGTTGGTAAATCAAAATCATCAGTTGCACGTGAAACTGCATTAACTTTTAACCCAGATGTTAAAATAGTCTCATATCATGACAGTATTACCTCGTAagtacataatttattatgtgaattgaattttttttgacaaaataattcatattgatgttttttctCCACAGATCAGATTATGGTGTGtcatttttcaagaaattttcTCTGGTATTGAATGCACTTGATAATCGTGCAGCTCGTAATCATGTTAATCGAATGTGTTTGGCATCAGATGTTCCTCTAGTTGAGTCTGGAACAGCTGGTTATTATGGTCAAGttgaattcattaaaaaagGCTTGACTCAATGCTACGAGTGTCTTCCAAAAGCACCACAAAAAACATTCCCTGGTTGTACAATTCGTAATACTCCAAGTGAACCAATTCATTGCATTGTTTGGtcaaaacatttatttaatcagtTATTTGGTGAAGAGGATCCTGATCAAGATGTCTCACCAGACACAGCTGATCCAGAAGCTTCATCAGAAGTTGGACAAAATTCTGAATCAAATGCCAAGGGTAATGTTGAACGTGTATCAACACGTCTTTGGGCTCAATCATGTGGTTATGatgctgaaaaattatttacaaaacttTTCCATGAAGATATTAAGTATCTTTTAACAATGGATAATTTATGGAAAACACGAAGAGCACCAACACCACTTGATTGGAAAAATTTGCCAGATGTTGTTGCTGGTTGTAGTAAAGATAAATCAGATGAACATGTTCTTAAAGATCAACAAAAATGGAGTATTGCAAAATGTTCTGATGTATTTTCaaatgcattaaaaaatttaagtaaaaatcttgataatttaagaattaaaaatCCAAATGATCATCTTGTTTGGGATAAAGATGATCAAGATGCCATGGATTTTGTTGCTGCATGTGCAAATATACGTTCTTATATATTTGGCATACCACAAAAATCAcgttttgatataaaatcaatGGCTGGTAATATCATACCAGCAATTGCAACAACAAATGCAATAATTGCTGGTGTTGTTGTTCTACATGCatttagaattattaaaaatgatttagaaTCATGTAAAAGTGTTTATTTACGACCAAAACCAAATCCAAGAAATGAATTATTAGTACCagaaaaaatacttaataaaCCAAATCAAAAATGTTATGTTTGTGCACCAACACCATCAGCAGCACTTGCTGTTGATACAACTAAAATGACAATTGCTGAACTTGAAGAAATTGTTcttaaaaatcgtttaaatATGATTGCACCAGATGTTATGGTTGATGGAAAAGGTATTGTTTTAATAAGTTCAGAAGAAGGTGAAACTGAAgcaaataatgataaagtaCTTGCTGATTTGGGTGTTAAAGATGGTGCTATATTAAAAGTTGatgattttcaacaaaattattcacTCACTGTAACTGTTGTACATCGTGAAAAACCATCTGGTAGAACAGAGGGTCCAGATTTTTTGGTTGTTGCTGATGAAAATGATTTAAGgccaaaagaagaaaaaataaatgttcaagataatggtgaaaataatcaagataaaCCATCAACATCAAATGGCCAAATCAGTCAAGTTGAAGATGACGATGACATTGAAGAAGTTGAAGTTGATGATGAAGTTAAACCTGTACAAGAACAacctttaattaaaaagagaaaaactgAAGTTCCATCAGATGAAAgtccatcaaataaaaaacgtaaaacaTCTGATACaactgatgataaaaataataccaatGGTGATGATGTCATTGCTGATAATAAAGaccataataatattgatgtggacaatgatgatgatgacatttGTATTGTTGACAATAATTCAGATGTCGAAACTTCCAATGGTTCtacaatcaaacaaaaaacacttCAAAAACGACATCGTGAATCAAGTGATGATGAGTGCCAAATTGTTTTTGATGATGGAGATGATGATTCGGATGACAAAAATGCTGTAccagttaaaaaaacaaattctggtgaataaattataatttatatctattccattttccataattattttgataagtCTGATGTAATGATTTAAAACCTACCTTTAATGtctttatctatttttcattgaatttagaaacatgaaaaatcattaaaaggtacaaaaaaaaaaaaaataagtaaaaaaacagtgtgaaataattattaaaaataaatatcattttcatttataaatttgtatatttttttttctttttaattattaattttattgctttttttttttttactcttaatATGTAgctaattaaatttcatttaattaattgccATTGTCTCTCTCTTTAgtatttattcttttcaatttcaaCAGATTAATTATAgctcaatttatatttttttaatacaattttccAAGTATAGATTGGAAGAATAATCAAACATTTCAAAGTCAAATTTATAACGAGCGTAaagttgattaaatatttttttacttagttgAGATAGATAAATACACGTACGATTGAAatcagttgatttattttctgataataattt is drawn from Aphidius gifuensis isolate YNYX2018 linkage group LG3, ASM1490517v1, whole genome shotgun sequence and contains these coding sequences:
- the LOC122852076 gene encoding SUMO-activating enzyme subunit 2; amino-acid sequence: MAACIDGVFRKDLQDSILKSKVLLVGAGGIGCEILKNLVLTGFTDIEIIDLDTIDVSNLNRQFLFHKQHVGKSKSSVARETALTFNPDVKIVSYHDSITSSDYGVSFFKKFSLVLNALDNRAARNHVNRMCLASDVPLVESGTAGYYGQVEFIKKGLTQCYECLPKAPQKTFPGCTIRNTPSEPIHCIVWSKHLFNQLFGEEDPDQDVSPDTADPEASSEVGQNSESNAKGNVERVSTRLWAQSCGYDAEKLFTKLFHEDIKYLLTMDNLWKTRRAPTPLDWKNLPDVVAGCSKDKSDEHVLKDQQKWSIAKCSDVFSNALKNLSKNLDNLRIKNPNDHLVWDKDDQDAMDFVAACANIRSYIFGIPQKSRFDIKSMAGNIIPAIATTNAIIAGVVVLHAFRIIKNDLESCKSVYLRPKPNPRNELLVPEKILNKPNQKCYVCAPTPSAALAVDTTKMTIAELEEIVLKNRLNMIAPDVMVDGKGIVLISSEEGETEANNDKVLADLGVKDGAILKVDDFQQNYSLTVTVVHREKPSGRTEGPDFLVVADENDLRPKEEKINVQDNGENNQDKPSTSNGQISQVEDDDDIEEVEVDDEVKPVQEQPLIKKRKTEVPSDESPSNKKRKTSDTTDDKNNTNGDDVIADNKDHNNIDVDNDDDDICIVDNNSDVETSNGSTIKQKTLQKRHRESSDDECQIVFDDGDDDSDDKNAVPVKKTNSGE